One Deltaproteobacteria bacterium genomic region harbors:
- a CDS encoding IMP dehydrogenase yields the protein MFQWQDIPSRGRGLTFDDVLILPNRSDVRSRRDPNLKTRLTKNLEIEIPLISANMDTVTEAAMAVAMAKEGGFGPIHRFMTIDDQVSHLRQVVESGAKVMGASVGVGDDMKARAEALVTAGANVIVVDIAHGHSVQMLETIKWLKDRFPELDVIGGNVAMPEAARELAEAGADAVKVGIGPGSMCTTRVITGCGVPQLTAIGMCVQALATSKVPVIGDGGLRTSGDIVKALAAGASSVMLGSMLSGCLETPGEIQGGRKQYRGMASKSAQVSWRGGVPTGMAAEGESRFVNIKGHVRDAVLEITGGIRSGMSYINATTVDEIPEKARFIEMTAAGTRESGAHGLHS from the coding sequence ATGTTTCAATGGCAGGATATCCCTTCTCGGGGTCGCGGTTTGACGTTTGACGATGTTCTGATACTTCCCAATCGATCGGATGTTCGGTCGCGACGCGATCCAAATTTGAAGACACGTTTGACAAAAAATCTCGAAATCGAAATTCCTTTGATCAGTGCCAACATGGACACTGTCACGGAAGCGGCGATGGCGGTGGCGATGGCCAAAGAGGGTGGATTCGGTCCGATCCATCGATTCATGACAATCGACGACCAGGTTTCGCATTTGCGACAGGTCGTCGAAAGTGGCGCCAAAGTAATGGGGGCCAGCGTAGGTGTCGGCGATGACATGAAGGCCCGCGCCGAAGCATTGGTTACGGCCGGAGCGAATGTCATCGTGGTCGACATTGCTCACGGCCATTCTGTGCAAATGCTCGAAACAATTAAGTGGTTGAAAGATCGCTTCCCGGAACTTGATGTGATCGGCGGAAACGTGGCGATGCCCGAAGCAGCACGAGAGCTTGCTGAGGCCGGCGCGGATGCGGTGAAAGTGGGAATCGGCCCTGGTTCGATGTGCACGACTCGAGTGATTACCGGCTGCGGGGTCCCGCAACTTACCGCAATTGGCATGTGTGTTCAGGCCTTGGCGACTTCAAAAGTTCCCGTCATCGGCGACGGTGGTCTTCGTACCTCAGGAGATATCGTAAAGGCGCTTGCAGCGGGTGCCAGCAGTGTGATGCTTGGCTCGATGCTTTCGGGCTGTTTAGAAACACCGGGTGAAATTCAAGGCGGTCGCAAGCAGTATCGTGGAATGGCGTCCAAGTCGGCACAGGTTTCTTGGCGCGGTGGTGTACCAACGGGAATGGCAGCTGAGGGTGAAAGCCGCTTTGTAAACATCAAGGGTCACGTGCGCGATGCAGTTCTAGAAATAACGGGCGGCATTCGCAGCGGCATGAGCTACATCAATGCGACAACTGTTGATGAAATTCCGGAAAAAGCGCGCTTCATAGAAATGACCGCTGCGGGCACCCGAGAATCCGGAGCCCACGGACTACATTCCTAG